In the Kribbella sp. NBC_00482 genome, one interval contains:
- a CDS encoding 2-oxo acid dehydrogenase subunit E2 has translation MPWVRQLVIDTGRAARRRHAIHGLFEVDVTSARAALRADGASRHFTAFVIHCVAGAVAADPSIQAYRDLRGREVIFDQVDIGLPVEVDVDGKPFAFTHVLRDASRRTVEELHEEIHAVKTDPHLSPSVRKAPWAHAYLLLPGFVRVALLGALHRLPRRQQALAGTVGVTAVGMFGAGAGWGIGFQLHTLSVVVGGIARRPIFFQGVLVEREFLQLTVSVDHDIVDGAPAARFVGRLRELLLTGDGIHRAIAWKEPA, from the coding sequence GTGCCGTGGGTCCGGCAGTTGGTGATCGACACCGGCCGGGCGGCACGACGCAGGCACGCCATCCACGGCCTCTTCGAGGTCGACGTCACCTCAGCGCGGGCGGCCCTGCGCGCGGACGGAGCCTCGCGCCACTTCACGGCGTTCGTGATCCACTGCGTCGCCGGCGCGGTCGCCGCGGATCCCAGCATTCAGGCGTATCGAGACCTGCGTGGCCGTGAGGTCATCTTCGACCAGGTCGACATCGGCCTGCCGGTCGAGGTCGACGTCGACGGGAAGCCGTTCGCGTTCACCCACGTCCTGCGTGACGCGTCCCGGCGGACGGTCGAAGAGCTGCACGAGGAGATCCACGCGGTCAAGACGGATCCGCACCTGAGTCCTTCGGTCCGCAAGGCGCCGTGGGCGCATGCGTACCTGCTGCTGCCCGGATTCGTCCGGGTCGCACTGCTCGGCGCACTGCACCGGCTCCCCCGTCGTCAACAGGCTCTGGCCGGGACGGTGGGGGTGACGGCCGTTGGCATGTTCGGCGCCGGGGCCGGCTGGGGCATCGGCTTCCAGCTCCACACCCTGAGCGTCGTGGTCGGCGGCATCGCCCGACGACCGATCTTCTTCCAGGGCGTACTCGTCGAACGCGAGTTTCTCCAGCTGACCGTCAGCGTCGACCACGACATCGTCGACGGCGCCCCCGCCGCCCGCTTCGTCGGCCGCCTCCGCGAACTACTCCTCACCGGCGACGGAATCCACCGAGCGATCGCCTGGAAAGAGCCGGCGTGA
- the ppk2 gene encoding polyphosphate kinase 2, which yields MGRLPKKLYERELLRLQAELVKLQEWVRVEKARVVVVFEGRDAAGKGSTIKRVTEYLNPRVARIAALPAPTERERTQWYFQRYVEHLPAAGEIVLFDRSWYNRAGVEHVMRFCTNQEYARFLHQCPIFERLLVEDGVLLRKYWFSVSDSEQENRFRSRLEDPMRRWKLSPMDLESITRWEDYSRAKDEMFVHTDIPEAPWYVVESEDKRSARINMIAHLLSSVPYHEAQRPPLELPPRPPSKGYERPPRDMQTQVPDHAAQLRG from the coding sequence ATGGGACGGTTGCCGAAGAAGCTGTACGAGCGGGAATTACTGCGGCTGCAGGCCGAGCTGGTGAAGCTGCAGGAATGGGTCCGGGTCGAGAAGGCCCGGGTCGTGGTGGTGTTCGAGGGCCGCGACGCCGCCGGGAAGGGCAGCACGATCAAGCGCGTCACGGAGTACCTCAATCCCCGCGTAGCCCGGATCGCCGCACTGCCGGCGCCGACCGAGCGCGAGCGGACGCAGTGGTACTTCCAGCGGTACGTCGAACACCTGCCGGCCGCCGGTGAAATCGTCCTGTTCGACCGCAGCTGGTACAACCGCGCCGGCGTCGAACATGTGATGAGGTTCTGCACCAACCAGGAGTACGCACGGTTTCTGCACCAGTGCCCGATCTTCGAACGGCTGCTCGTCGAGGACGGCGTACTCCTGCGCAAGTACTGGTTCTCGGTCAGCGACAGTGAACAGGAGAACCGTTTCCGCAGCCGCCTCGAGGATCCGATGCGCCGCTGGAAGCTATCGCCGATGGACCTGGAGTCGATCACCCGCTGGGAGGACTACTCCCGCGCGAAGGACGAGATGTTCGTCCACACCGACATCCCCGAAGCGCCGTGGTACGTCGTCGAGAGCGAGGACAAACGCTCCGCCCGGATCAACATGATTGCCCATCTGCTGTCCAGCGTCCCGTACCACGAGGCCCAGCGACCACCTCTCGAGCTCCCACCCCGCCCACCATCCAAAGGCTACGAGCGCCCACCGCGAGACATGCAGACCCAGGTCCCCGACCATGCCGCCCAACTCCGCGGCTGA
- the narJ gene encoding nitrate reductase molybdenum cofactor assembly chaperone — translation MRLRGDQLTIAWQSASLLLAYPDSQLLDRLEVIRRATHELPSRVGELVRATVTNLSGTPLSELEADYVETFDNRRRHNLFLTYFLYGDTRKRGGALLRFKQTYLASGLDLDPGELPDHLCVVLEYAATVDHEQGRRLMLEHRAGLEVLRLSLTDISSRWAGAVEAVTATLPPLRGNERDAVQKLIAEGPPDEEVGLTPYGSAFDTGPASPVPLPMPTYRGGR, via the coding sequence ATGAGGCTCCGTGGCGACCAGTTGACGATCGCTTGGCAGTCCGCGTCGCTGCTGCTCGCCTATCCCGACAGCCAACTACTCGACCGGCTCGAGGTGATCAGGCGTGCAACGCACGAACTCCCGTCCCGAGTGGGTGAGTTGGTGCGGGCAACCGTCACGAATCTGTCCGGTACGCCGCTGTCCGAGCTGGAGGCCGACTACGTCGAGACCTTCGACAACCGCCGCCGCCACAACCTGTTCCTGACCTACTTCTTGTACGGCGACACACGCAAACGCGGAGGTGCCCTGCTGCGGTTCAAGCAGACCTATCTCGCGTCGGGCCTCGACCTCGACCCCGGCGAACTTCCCGACCATCTCTGCGTCGTCCTGGAGTACGCCGCGACTGTCGATCACGAACAGGGCCGGCGGCTGATGCTCGAGCACCGTGCCGGCCTCGAGGTCCTTCGCCTGTCCTTGACCGACATCAGTTCTCGCTGGGCCGGAGCGGTCGAGGCAGTCACCGCCACGCTTCCACCTCTGCGGGGAAACGAGCGCGACGCCGTGCAGAAGCTCATCGCCGAAGGACCCCCGGACGAGGAGGTCGGCCTCACCCCGTACGGCTCGGCCTTCGACACCGGCCCGGCTTCGCCAGTTCCGCTGCCGATGCCGACGTACCGCGGAGGTCGCTGA
- a CDS encoding 2TM domain-containing protein, with product MDDKAVLDKTPVDHIGPPRTDDGLREQAVTELRKRRELAGHLMAFILVNTFVVIIWYVTGAGFFWPVFPIFAWGIGVVFHTWDVLWPQPTEASIRSTMDRIARRR from the coding sequence ATGGACGACAAGGCAGTTCTCGACAAGACGCCGGTCGACCACATCGGTCCGCCACGCACTGACGACGGACTACGCGAGCAGGCGGTGACCGAGCTGCGCAAGCGGCGTGAGCTCGCCGGCCATCTCATGGCGTTCATCCTGGTGAACACCTTCGTGGTGATCATCTGGTACGTCACCGGAGCCGGCTTCTTCTGGCCGGTCTTCCCGATCTTCGCCTGGGGCATCGGCGTCGTCTTCCACACGTGGGACGTGCTCTGGCCCCAACCCACCGAGGCCTCGATCCGCTCCACCATGGACCGCATCGCCCGTCGCCGGTGA
- a CDS encoding Acg family FMN-binding oxidoreductase, which produces MKRSGLPLVDREALLRAAVLAPSIHNTQPWRFRFVERTVQVFRVRERELPAEDPSRRMLFLSLGASILNLRVAAAARGMGSEVRHLVDQRLPELVAVVELRDSPGEPLAELAPYLTKRRTNREPFTDERVTAQVRAELDLCARVEGAVLQWIDKPSRRWWLQMATNDAVAADDEDAARTAERRRWVGGARDSDGVPSSALGSRVAGGSPVVRDLAATVADAVRPVAEFEREPQLAVLATRYDGPIEWLRAGQALEHVLLEATARGLSTSLLNQAIEHEELRVQINDPLGPWQRPQAVIRFGYGPAVPPTPRRTVEDVLIIE; this is translated from the coding sequence ATGAAGAGATCAGGACTTCCCTTGGTTGACCGGGAGGCGTTGCTGCGTGCGGCTGTCCTGGCGCCGTCGATCCACAACACGCAGCCCTGGCGGTTCCGGTTCGTGGAGCGGACCGTGCAGGTGTTCCGGGTCCGGGAGCGGGAGCTGCCGGCCGAGGATCCGTCGCGGCGGATGCTGTTCTTGTCGCTCGGAGCCTCGATCCTGAATCTGCGGGTGGCAGCCGCGGCGCGGGGGATGGGCTCGGAGGTACGTCACCTCGTCGACCAGCGGCTGCCGGAGCTTGTGGCGGTTGTGGAACTGCGAGACTCGCCGGGCGAGCCGTTGGCCGAGTTGGCGCCGTACCTGACGAAGCGCCGGACGAACCGGGAGCCGTTCACCGATGAGCGGGTGACTGCCCAGGTCCGCGCGGAGCTCGATCTGTGTGCTCGGGTCGAGGGTGCGGTGCTGCAGTGGATCGACAAGCCGTCCCGGCGCTGGTGGTTGCAGATGGCGACGAATGACGCGGTGGCGGCGGACGACGAGGACGCGGCGCGGACGGCAGAGCGGCGGCGGTGGGTCGGTGGCGCTCGGGACAGCGACGGTGTGCCGTCCAGCGCCCTGGGATCGCGGGTCGCGGGCGGGAGCCCGGTGGTCCGCGATCTGGCGGCGACGGTCGCGGATGCGGTGCGTCCGGTGGCCGAGTTCGAGCGGGAGCCGCAGCTGGCGGTGCTGGCAACTCGGTACGACGGGCCGATCGAGTGGCTGCGGGCGGGGCAGGCTCTCGAGCATGTGCTGCTGGAGGCCACTGCCCGCGGGTTGTCGACGTCGCTGCTGAATCAGGCGATCGAGCACGAAGAGCTCCGGGTGCAGATCAATGATCCGTTGGGACCGTGGCAGCGTCCGCAGGCGGTGATCCGGTTCGGGTACGGCCCGGCCGTGCCGCCGACGCCGCGGCGCACCGTCGAGGACGTCCTGATCATCGAGTAA
- the narI gene encoding respiratory nitrate reductase subunit gamma has translation MDTFLWVIVPYICLTVFVVGHFWRYRYDKFGWTTRSSQLYEDRLLRWGSPLFHFGLLAVFLGHVMGLGVPKSWTEAVGVSEGVYHFLAVSIGAVAGFGTVVGMAILIYRRRTVGPVFSATTKMDKTMYAVLATVILLGLANTVFANIFGHYDYREGVSVWFRGIFRFQLHPELMAAAPITFQLHGLAAMLLFALWPFTRLVHVFSAPLGYLTRPYIVYRSRDAQLGTHRPRPGWDRTR, from the coding sequence ATGGACACGTTCCTGTGGGTCATCGTCCCGTACATCTGCCTGACCGTCTTCGTCGTCGGACACTTCTGGCGCTACCGCTACGACAAGTTCGGCTGGACGACACGGTCATCGCAGCTGTACGAGGACCGGCTACTGCGTTGGGGCAGCCCACTGTTCCACTTCGGTCTGCTCGCGGTCTTCCTCGGGCACGTGATGGGACTCGGCGTACCGAAGTCCTGGACGGAAGCTGTCGGCGTATCCGAAGGGGTCTACCACTTCCTCGCCGTCTCGATCGGCGCGGTGGCCGGCTTCGGCACCGTCGTCGGCATGGCGATCTTGATCTACCGCCGCCGTACGGTCGGCCCGGTCTTCTCCGCCACCACCAAGATGGACAAGACCATGTACGCCGTCCTCGCGACGGTCATCCTTCTCGGGCTGGCCAACACCGTCTTCGCGAACATCTTCGGGCACTACGACTACCGCGAAGGCGTCTCCGTCTGGTTCCGCGGCATCTTCCGCTTCCAGTTGCACCCAGAGCTGATGGCCGCTGCGCCGATCACGTTCCAGTTGCACGGACTCGCCGCGATGCTGCTGTTCGCCCTGTGGCCCTTCACCCGCCTGGTCCACGTCTTCAGCGCCCCGCTCGGCTACCTCACCCGCCCCTACATCGTCTACCGCAGCCGCGACGCCCAACTAGGAACCCACCGCCCCCGCCCCGGCTGGGACCGAACCCGCTGA
- the narH gene encoding nitrate reductase subunit beta has protein sequence MKVMAQMAMVMNLDKCIGCHTCSVTCKQAWTNRAGTEYVWFNNVETRPGQGYPRRYEDQEEWQGGWELNKRGRLKLKAGGRLKKLATIFSNPKMPSIQDYYEPWTYDYATLTDAPAQEYTPVARPKSLISGKDMKISWSSNWDDDLGGSAATAEHDPVLKKVGDKVKFEFEQTFMFYLPRICEHCLNPSCAASCPSGAIYKRTEDGIVLVDQDRCRGWRMCVSGCPYKKVYFNHRTGKAEKCTFCFPRVEVGLPTVCAETCVGRLRYIGLVLYDADRVLEAASVMPESALYEAQRSILLDPNDPGVIRAAERDGVPRDWIDAAQRSPVNALINTFKIALPLHPEYRTMPMVWYIPPLSPVVDVVRETGEDAEKQENLFAAIDALRIPIEYLAELFTAGDVAPVDAVLRKLAAMRSYMRDINLGRDPDGSIPAAVGMAEEEIYDMYRLLALAKYDERYVIPPAHAEQAHDLEEVACSLDYEGGPGMGGSGPFGEGSGGTTPIAVENFQMLQDRQTSDTLASPDDKAARVNLLNWDGKGSPRGLFPPKADE, from the coding sequence ATGAAGGTCATGGCGCAGATGGCGATGGTGATGAACCTCGACAAATGCATCGGCTGCCACACCTGCTCGGTCACCTGCAAGCAGGCCTGGACCAACCGTGCGGGGACCGAGTACGTCTGGTTCAACAATGTCGAGACCCGGCCCGGGCAGGGGTACCCGCGACGGTACGAGGACCAGGAGGAATGGCAGGGCGGCTGGGAACTCAACAAGCGCGGCCGGCTCAAGCTCAAGGCCGGCGGTCGGCTGAAGAAGCTCGCCACCATCTTCTCCAACCCGAAGATGCCCTCGATCCAGGACTACTACGAGCCCTGGACGTACGACTACGCGACCCTGACCGACGCTCCGGCTCAGGAGTACACGCCGGTCGCGCGGCCGAAGTCGCTGATCTCCGGCAAGGACATGAAGATCTCGTGGTCTTCCAACTGGGACGACGACCTCGGCGGGTCGGCCGCGACGGCAGAGCACGACCCGGTGCTGAAGAAGGTGGGCGACAAGGTCAAGTTCGAGTTCGAGCAGACCTTTATGTTCTACCTGCCGCGGATCTGCGAGCACTGCCTCAATCCGTCGTGCGCGGCGTCGTGTCCGAGTGGTGCGATCTACAAGCGCACCGAAGACGGCATCGTGCTGGTCGACCAGGACCGCTGCCGGGGCTGGCGGATGTGCGTGTCCGGCTGCCCGTACAAGAAGGTCTACTTCAACCACCGCACAGGCAAGGCGGAGAAGTGCACCTTCTGCTTCCCGCGTGTGGAGGTCGGCCTGCCGACGGTCTGCGCCGAGACCTGCGTCGGCCGGCTGCGGTACATCGGCCTGGTGCTGTACGACGCCGACAGGGTTCTCGAGGCTGCGTCGGTCATGCCGGAGAGCGCTCTCTACGAAGCTCAGCGGTCCATCCTGCTCGACCCGAATGATCCTGGGGTGATCCGTGCCGCCGAGCGAGACGGCGTACCTCGCGACTGGATCGATGCGGCTCAGCGTTCACCGGTCAATGCGTTGATCAACACGTTCAAGATCGCGCTGCCGCTGCATCCGGAGTACCGCACGATGCCGATGGTCTGGTACATCCCGCCGCTGTCGCCGGTCGTCGACGTGGTCCGCGAGACCGGCGAGGACGCCGAGAAACAGGAGAACCTGTTCGCGGCGATCGACGCGTTGCGGATCCCGATCGAGTACCTCGCCGAGCTGTTCACGGCGGGCGACGTAGCTCCGGTCGACGCGGTACTGCGCAAGCTCGCCGCGATGCGCTCGTACATGCGCGACATCAACCTCGGCCGTGATCCGGACGGCTCGATCCCGGCCGCGGTCGGGATGGCGGAGGAGGAGATCTACGACATGTACCGGCTGCTCGCACTGGCCAAGTACGACGAGCGGTACGTCATCCCGCCCGCACACGCGGAGCAGGCCCACGACCTCGAAGAGGTGGCGTGCTCACTGGACTACGAGGGCGGCCCGGGGATGGGCGGCTCGGGTCCGTTCGGCGAGGGATCCGGCGGAACGACGCCGATCGCGGTCGAGAACTTCCAGATGCTGCAGGACCGCCAGACCTCGGACACCCTCGCGTCACCGGACGACAAGGCCGCCCGGGTCAACCTCCTGAACTGGGATGGCAAGGGGAGTCCCCGGGGCCTGTTCCCACCGAAGGCGGACGAGTGA
- a CDS encoding DUF4389 domain-containing protein, translating into MSTTTYPVRVDGALDDRLNRWLWLVKWVLVIPHLFVLAVLWIVFALLSFVAFFAILFTGRYPRGIFDFNVGVMRWTWRVQFYAYGALGTDKYPPFTLQDVPDYPAHLEVKYPEHLSRGLVLVKWWLLAIPHYIVVGFFVGTGTWFATQADDRAWGWSGGLVGLLVLVAAIVLLFTGRYPRSVFDLVLGMNRWALRVAAYAGLMVDQYPPFRLDMGGDDPGTTRLHEPLPPSTPPAGAPSPGSAPRMSAGRIVALVLGVVVTLASVVGLTVGGALAWLDQGRRDPAGFVTSGQVVMSTSGYALTSEKFTIDVGATTVPRSWFGDARLRVASTDGAPVFVGLARSADVTTYLAGVGYTTVKAIGPNNTTYDDHVGGAPSTEPTALHIWRVQASGPGEQTITWPVENGDWTLVVMTADGSGSVSVRADVGATAPALEWAWIVVLASAGVTLVLGLLLVVLAVIRRQQPGPSALQRPPLPPVE; encoded by the coding sequence ATGAGTACCACGACGTACCCGGTCCGGGTGGATGGGGCGCTCGACGATCGGCTGAATCGCTGGTTGTGGTTGGTGAAGTGGGTGCTGGTGATTCCGCACCTGTTCGTGCTGGCGGTGTTGTGGATCGTGTTCGCGCTGCTGAGTTTCGTGGCGTTCTTCGCGATCCTGTTCACGGGCCGCTATCCGCGCGGGATCTTCGACTTCAACGTCGGGGTGATGCGCTGGACGTGGCGGGTGCAGTTCTACGCGTACGGCGCTTTGGGTACGGACAAGTACCCGCCGTTCACGTTGCAGGATGTCCCGGACTACCCGGCGCATCTCGAGGTGAAGTATCCCGAGCACCTGTCCCGCGGCCTGGTCCTGGTCAAGTGGTGGTTGCTGGCGATTCCGCACTACATCGTGGTCGGGTTCTTCGTCGGTACCGGAACGTGGTTCGCGACCCAGGCAGACGATCGCGCGTGGGGATGGAGCGGTGGCCTGGTCGGACTGCTGGTCCTGGTCGCGGCGATCGTCCTGCTGTTCACAGGGCGGTACCCGCGGTCGGTCTTCGACCTGGTGCTCGGGATGAACCGGTGGGCGTTGCGTGTCGCGGCGTACGCCGGGCTGATGGTCGACCAGTACCCGCCGTTCCGCTTGGACATGGGCGGCGACGATCCCGGTACGACGCGACTCCACGAGCCGCTGCCGCCCAGCACACCGCCGGCCGGCGCACCGTCGCCGGGGTCGGCGCCGCGGATGTCCGCTGGACGGATTGTCGCCCTCGTCCTCGGCGTCGTCGTGACGCTGGCGTCCGTGGTCGGCCTCACGGTCGGCGGAGCGCTGGCCTGGCTGGACCAAGGACGCCGGGACCCGGCGGGCTTCGTCACCTCGGGCCAGGTGGTCATGTCCACGTCCGGGTACGCGCTGACCAGCGAGAAGTTCACGATCGATGTCGGCGCCACGACGGTCCCGCGGAGCTGGTTCGGCGACGCCCGGCTGCGCGTGGCCTCGACCGACGGCGCACCGGTGTTCGTCGGCCTGGCGAGGTCGGCCGATGTGACGACCTACCTGGCCGGCGTCGGCTACACCACCGTGAAGGCGATCGGCCCGAACAACACGACGTACGACGATCACGTCGGCGGCGCGCCGTCGACCGAGCCGACCGCGCTACACATCTGGCGTGTCCAGGCTTCCGGTCCGGGGGAGCAGACGATCACCTGGCCGGTCGAGAACGGCGATTGGACGCTCGTCGTGATGACCGCGGACGGCAGCGGGAGCGTCAGTGTCCGAGCGGACGTCGGTGCGACCGCCCCGGCTCTCGAGTGGGCGTGGATCGTGGTCCTCGCGAGCGCGGGTGTGACGCTCGTGCTCGGTCTGCTCCTCGTGGTGCTGGCGGTCATCCGGCGACAGCAGCCGGGACCTTCGGCCCTGCAACGACCGCCCCTCCCGCCGGTGGAATGA
- a CDS encoding Rv1733c family protein, with protein sequence MGTEKQRSGELWVLMQTRRLGFGRNPLRRWSDRAETMLLWCALLAALLLVPAGAAVGMSVRTSLNTTAAQQRAVLHEVRARTVESTERMVPSAPGDVLSRARVSYTDPQGVDRESVAGVAMGTKTGVDVTIWIDSAGNIVTAPRSRSDSAAFGVAAGIFTVLGSWLLLWGLFGLARLPLDRRRSRDWDAEWDTVAPRWLHGPK encoded by the coding sequence ATGGGCACCGAAAAGCAACGTTCTGGGGAGTTGTGGGTGCTCATGCAGACCCGTCGACTCGGATTCGGACGCAATCCGTTGCGCCGCTGGTCGGATCGGGCTGAGACCATGCTGTTGTGGTGCGCGCTGCTCGCGGCGTTGCTGCTGGTTCCTGCGGGAGCCGCTGTCGGGATGAGCGTCCGGACTTCCCTCAACACGACGGCGGCCCAGCAACGGGCCGTCCTGCACGAGGTGCGGGCGCGGACCGTGGAAAGCACGGAGCGCATGGTTCCGAGTGCCCCCGGCGACGTGTTGTCGCGCGCCCGGGTGTCCTACACCGATCCGCAAGGCGTGGACCGTGAAAGTGTTGCGGGTGTCGCGATGGGCACCAAGACCGGCGTCGACGTGACCATCTGGATCGACAGTGCCGGCAACATCGTGACCGCGCCGCGGTCCCGCTCCGACAGCGCCGCGTTCGGCGTGGCGGCCGGCATCTTCACCGTGCTCGGTTCATGGCTCCTGCTGTGGGGCCTGTTCGGCCTGGCCCGGCTGCCACTGGACCGCCGCCGCTCACGGGACTGGGACGCCGAGTGGGACACCGTCGCCCCACGTTGGCTCCACGGCCCGAAGTAG